A genome region from Carya illinoinensis cultivar Pawnee chromosome 2, C.illinoinensisPawnee_v1, whole genome shotgun sequence includes the following:
- the LOC122300916 gene encoding transcription factor MYB1-like, producing the protein MGRSPCCSKDQSLNRGTWTAIEDKILKGYIKIHGEGKWRDLPKRAGLKRCGKSCRLRWLNYLRPEIKRGNITNDEEELIIRLHKLLGNRWSLIAGRLPGRTDNEIKNYWNTNIGKKVLLGHPNTASKRRSSSSNQAQEKPNPTKASAVIEPPKADTGASCAVIRTKARRCTKVILISTSGSQEPHDHQQQQRPFGTKPVVFEHPSLVLDEYHHTVEFSKYNLEENHLSNFMMDFEIDKSFLSGTLMSTDFSELSCFQNKNNNDGGVSITTCHDKDHSSPTFIDHAPLVSKETELHGSEDCQLMAPLTESEYLDWLCVSKDILHGSEVNSDDQFKLT; encoded by the exons ATGGGAAGGAGTccttgttgttcaaaagatcaGAGCTTGAATAGGGGAACATGGACAGCTATTGAAGACAAAATACTCAAAGGATACATCAAAATTCATGGCGAAGGAAAATGGAGAGACCTTCCCAAAAGAGCTG GGCTTAAGAGATGTGGGAAGAGTTGCCGGCTAAGGTGGTTGAATTACCTAAGACCTGAAATTAAGAGAGGCAACATAACCAATGATGAAGAGGAGCTAATTATCAGGCTTCACAAACTCTTGGGAAACAG ATGGTCTCTGATAGCTGGGCGGCTTCCTGGACGAACAGACAATGAAATCAAGAATTACTGGAACACCAACATTGGAAAGAAAGTACTCTTAGGTCACCCCAACACCGCCTCAAAACgtagatcatcatcatcaaatcaAGCACAAGAAAAGCCAAACCCCACCAAAGCGTCAGCTGTAATCGAACCACCAAAAGCAGATACAGGCGCTTCATGTGCCGTGATACGTACAAAGGCAAGAAGGTGCACCAAAGTTATCCTGATCAGTACCTCGGGGTCACAAGAACCACATGATCATCAGCAGCAGCAGCGGCCGTTTGGCACCAAGCCAGTCGTCTTTGAACATCCCTCTTTAGTTCTTGATGAGTATCACCACACAGTTGAATTTTCAAAGtacaatttggaagaaaatcaTTTATCCAACTTCATGATGGATTTTGAGATTGACAAAAGTTTCCTGTCAGGGACTCTGATGAGCACGGATTTCTCGGAGCTATCttgttttcaaaacaaaaacaataatgaCGGTGGTGTTAGTATTACTACCTGTCATGATAAAGACCATTCTTCACCAACATTTATTGATCATGCCCCCTTGGTTTCTAAAGAAACAGAACTGCATGGGTCGGAGGATTGTCAACTTATGGCTCCTCTGACTGAGTCTGAGTACTTGGACTGGCTCTGTGTGTCTAAAGATATATTGCATGGTTCCGAGGTAAATTCTGATGATCAGTTTAAATTAACCTAG